The following are from one region of the Salvia hispanica cultivar TCC Black 2014 chromosome 1, UniMelb_Shisp_WGS_1.0, whole genome shotgun sequence genome:
- the LOC125198107 gene encoding hexosyltransferase GAUT11-like, translated as MNKTRNANSPCLHTHSPSVNKAGIHVVLHLGGAARVLFCVESLILREIDWWDLDLAASLIRADRWAARDCELGIELGRKMRRRATDFRRPVRRRFSCWIWVLLVLFLIAGFGLFVVQHNHRDVDRVEQPVLEINPRIDRAVHENRNFTEEILSARSYARQLAEQMTLAKAYVIIAKEHNNLHLAWELSTKIRNCQLLLSKAAKREDPITPEEAEPIIKSLSSLIFKAQDAHYDVATTIMTMKSHIQALEERANAATVQSTVFGELAAESIPKNLQCIDIKLTSNWLQDKSIEELANERRNSPRLVDNNLYHFCIFSDNLLAVSVVVNSTISNAEHPKQLVFHIVTNGVKYGAMQAWFLGNDFKGAAIEVQAIEDFTWLNASYSPVVKQLLDADQRKYFFESLPDVSAEHKFRNPKYLSLLNHLRFYIPEIYPQLEKVVFLDDDVVVQKDLTPLFSLDLHGNVNGAVETCLEAFHRYYRYLNFSNPLISAKFDPQACGWAFGMNVFDLVGWRKENVTAKYHYWQERNIDRSLWKLGTLPPGLLALYGLTEPLDRRWHVLGLGYDMNIDNRLIETAAVVHFNGNMKPWLKLSIGRYKTLWEQYLNQSHQYLQECVTS; from the exons ATGAACAAAACTAGAAATGCCAACTCACCTTGTTTGCACACTCACTCACCCTCAGTAAACAAAGCTGGCATTCATGT AGTACTGCATTTGGGAGGGGCCGCTCGTGTTTTGTTTTGCGTGGAGTCGTTGATTTTGAGGGAAATTGATTGGTGGGATCTTGATTTAGCTGCTTCTTTGATCCGGGCTGATCGATGGGCGGCGAGGGATTGTGAATTGGGCATTGAATTGGGGCGAAAGATGCGCCGTCGGGCGACCGACTTTCGGCGCCCGGTTAGGAGGAGGTTTTCGTGCTGGATCTGGGTGCTGCTTGTCTTGTTCTTGATTGCAGGTTTTGGATTGTTTGTTGTTCAGCATAATCACCGAGATGTGGATCGTGTGGAACAACCTGTTTTG GAGATAAACCCACGAATTGACAGGGCTGTTCATGAGAACAGAAATTTTACTGAAGAAATATTGAGTGCGAGATCATATGCCAGACAATTAGCCGAGCAAATGACCCTTGCCAAAGCTTATGTTATTATTGCAAAGGAACATAATAATCTCCACCTTGCGTGGGAACTCAGTACAAAAATACGAAATTGCCAATTGTTGCTCTCCAAGGCTGCAAAGAGAGAGGACCCCATAACTCCAGAAGAAGCTGAACCGATTATTAAAAGTTTGTCGTCCCTTATTTTCAAGGCACAAGATGCCCACTATGATGTTGCAACCACAATAATGACAATGAAATCCCACATTCAAGCACTTGAAGAGCGTGCTAATGCAGCTACTGTTCAGAGCACTGTATTTGGAGAATTGGCGGCCGAATCAATACCCAAGAACCTTCAGTGCATCGATATCAAACTCACATCCAACTGGCTTCAGGACAAGTCGATAGAGGAGCTTGCAAATGAGAGGAGGAACTCTCCCCGGCTAGTGGACAATAACCTTTACCATTTCTGTATATTCTCCGATAACCTTTTGGCTGTTTCAGTTGTTGTCAATTCCACCATTTCAAATGCTGAACACCCGAAGCAGCTTGTATTCCATATCGTCACGAATGGGGTAAAGTACGGGGCAATGCAGGCTTGGTTCCTTGGTAATGATTTTAAAGGTGCTGCCATAGAAGTCCAAGCTATTGAAGACTTCACTTGGCTGAATGCATCGTACTCACCTGTTGTAAAACAACTACTTGATGCAGACCAGCGGAAATACTTCTTTGAGAGTTTGCCAGACGTCAGCGCTGAACACAAGTTCCGTAACCCAAAGTACCTCTCTCTGTTGAACCATCTCCGTTTCTACATCCCAGAGATTTATCCTCAGCTGGAGAAGGTAGTCTTTCTCGACGATGATGTTGTCGTTCAGAAAGATCTGACACCTCTCTTCTCACTGGACTTGCACGGGAATGTGAACGGTGCTGTCGAGACATGCCTGGAAGCCTTCCACCGATACTACAGATATCTCAATTTCTCGAATCCACTCATCAGCGCCAAATTCGATCCTCAGGCCTGTGGATGGGCGTTTGGCATGAACGTTTTCGACTTGGTTGGTTGGAGAAAAGAGAATGTGACAGCAAAATACCATTACTGGCAGGAGAGGAACATCGATAGGTCACTTTGGAAGCTTGGCACTCTCCCTCCGGGGCTGCTGGCTTTATATGGATTGACCGAGCCACTTGACCGGAGATGGCACGTGTTGGGGCTGGGCTACGACATGAATATCGATAACCGGTTAATAGAGACTGCAgccgtcgttcactttaacgGGAACATGAAGCCCTGGCTGAAGCTGAGTATAGGCAGGTATAAGACTCTGTGGGAACAGTATTTGAATCAGAGCCACCAATATCTGCAGGAGTGTGTCACAAGTTGA
- the LOC125193452 gene encoding uncharacterized ATP-dependent helicase YprA, with protein sequence MAARFTIKNGVRMVESLSLDDLMVFLNEKKFEAAESEVKRERRRSAASTACSYQVNCHETNSLQPEEMVGHLKSNLGSRGQVVHIEKISGRSAEYAEIPSQLSENMKFALERVGITKLYSHQAKSIQASLAGKNVIVATMTSSGKSLCYNIPVLEMLSHDPLACALYLFPTKALAQDQMRALLSISKGLDDSLNIGIYDGDTSMEDRLWLRDNARLLITNPDMLHVSILPFHGQFRRILSYLRFVVIDEAHSYKGAFGSHAALIFRRLRRICSHVYSSDPSFIFSTATSANPQEHAMELANLPAVEVIADDGSPSALKLFMLWNPPLCLKTVWKRTKASLGANKSVNKVVVDGRSSPILEVSQLFAEMVQHGLRCIAFCKTRKLCELVLCYTREILQDSAPHLVNKVYSYRGGYVAEDRRRIESDFFNGNICGVAATSALELGIDVGEIDVTLHLGFPGSIASMWQQAGRSGRRGKPSLSIYVAFEGPLDQYFMKFPNKLFRGSIECCHVDPNNDQVLQQHLSCAALELPLSFIHDVDYFGPGLENAVMKLKSNGNLSTDMLRDYAARMWTYIGQERSPSSAVSIRAIETVRYKVIDKLNDKVLEEIEESKAFFQVYEGAIYMNQGKTYLVKQLDLSSKIAWCLLADVKYYTKTRDYTDIHVIGGDIAYPARMANGQFGKTTAQAHICKVTTTWFGFRRICRRSNQVIDTVELYLPDYTYESQAVWIRVPQSVKTAVEALHYSFDGGLHAAGHALINVVPLFVICNQSDIASECANPHDSRYVPERILLYDPHPGGTGISRKLQPHFLDMMTAALELLSSCHCSADGGCPNCVQHLGCTEYNEVLHKDAAIMIIKGVLDAERSNLQKDDDSPIC encoded by the exons atGGCAGCCCGTTTCACT ATTAAAAATGGAGTACGGATGGTTGAGTCTCTGTCACTGGACGATCTTATGGTCTTtctgaatgaaaaaaaatttgaagctGCAgaaagtgaagtaaaacgaGAGAGGAGAAGATCTGCGGCTTCAACTGCTTGTTCATATCAAGTAAATTGTCAT GAGACAAATTCATTACAACCAGAGGAAATGGTTGGGCATCTAAAAAGCAATCTAGGTTCTCGTGGACAG GTGGTTCACATTGAAAAGATTAGTGGCCGGAGTGCCGAGTATGCTGAAATACCTTCTCAGCTTTCTGAAAATATGAAGTTTGCATTGGAGCGTGTAGGAATTACTAAGTTGTATAGTCACCAA GCCAAGTCAATCCAAGCCTCCCTAGCTGGTAAAAATGTGATTGTGGCAACCATGACATCTAGTGGGAAATCCCTCTGTTATAATATTCCAGTTTTAGAAATGTTGTCCCATGATCCATTAGCTTGTGCTTTGTATCTGTTCCCTACAAAG GCTTTGGCTCAAGATCAAATGAGAGCTTTGTTGTCTATTAGCAAAGGACTTGACGATAGCCTAAATATTGGTATATACGATGGGGACACTTCTATGGAAGATAGACTTTGGCTTCGGGATAATGCCCGTCTG TTAATCACAAATCCAGACATGTTACATGTCTCAATTTTACCGTTCCATGGGCAATTTAGGCGAATATTGTCATATCTTAG GTTTGTTGTTATTGATGAAGCTCATTCTTATAAGGGGGCATTTGGTAGTCATGCTGCTCTAATATTCAGACGGCTTCGTCGAATCTGTTCTCACG TTTATAGCAGCGATCCTTCTTTCATATTCAGTACTGCAACTTCTGCCAATCCGCAGGAGCACGCTATG GAACTAGCTAATCTACCGGCAGTTGAAGTGATTGCAGATGATGGTAGCCCTTCTGCTTTAAAGCTTTTTATGCTCTGGAATCCTCCTTTATGTCTGAAAACT GTTTGGAAGAGAACAAAGGCCAGCTTGGGGGCAAACAAATCCGTTAATAAAGTTGTGGTAGATGGACGCTCAAG CCCTATCTTGGAAGTTTCACAACTCTTTGCAGAGATGGTTCAGCATGGTCTACGTTGTATTGCCTTCTGTAAAACACGCAAACTTTGTGAACTTGTTCTCTGCTACAC GCGTGAAATTCTTCAGGACTCCGCACCTCATctagtaaataaagtatattCCTACCGTGGGGGCTATGTCGCTGAG GATAGGAGAAGAATTGAAAGTGATTTCTTCAATGGCAATATATGTGGTGTTGCTGCCACAAGTGCCCTTGAGTTAGGCATTGATGTAGGAGAAATTGATGTCACACTGCATCTTGGATTCCCTGGTAGCATAGCAAG TATGTGGCAACAAGCTGGAAGATCGGGAAGAAGAGGAAAGCCATCACTTTCTATATATGTTGCATTTGAAGGGCCATTAGATCAGTACTTCATGAAGTTTCCAAATAAACTTTTCAGGGGTTCAATTGAATGTTGCCATGTTGATCCTAATAATGATCAG GTGCTGCAGCAGCACTTGTCATGTGCTGCTCTTGAACTTCCATTGAGTTTTATTCACGACGTGGATTATTTTGGTCCTGGCTTAGAGAATGCTGTCATGAAACTTAAAAGCAATGGCAACCTGAGCACTGATATGTTGCGTGATTATGCTGCTAGAATGTGGACCTACATTGGGCAAGAG AGATCTCCATCAAGTGCTGTAAGTATTAGAGCCATAGAGACTGTGAGATATAAAGTAATTGACAAGCTAAATGATAAAGTccttgaagaaattgaagaaagcaAAGCATTCTTTCAG GTTTATGAAGGTGCCATATATATGAATCAGGGGAAAACCTATCTTGTAAAGCAGTTGGATTTATCAAGTAAAATTGCTTGGTGCCTACTAGCTGACGTGAAGTACTATACAAAAACTCGCGATTACACAGATATTCATGTGATTGGTGGTGACATT GCCTATCCAGCTCGAATGGCTAATGGTCAGTTTGGCAAAACAACTGCCCAGGCACATATTTGCAAAGTAACAACTACTTGGTTTGGGTTTCGCCGCATATGCCGAAGAAGCAATCAGGTTATCGATACTGTGGAACTCTATCTTCCGGATTACACCTATGAATCGCAG GCTGTTTGGATTCGAGTTCCACAATCAGTAAAGACAGCAGTTGAGGCTTTACATTACTCATTTGATGGCGGATTACATGCTGCTGGGCACGCTCTTATTAATGTAGTTCCTCT ATTTGTCATATGTAACCAATCTGACATAGCGTCAGAGTGTGCAAATCCTCACGATAGTCGCTATGTTCCTGAAAGGATTCTACTTTATGATCCTCATCCTGGAGGGACAGGCATTTCAAGGAAG CTTCAGCCTCATTTTCTGGATATGATGACTGCTGCTTTAGAACTGCTTTCGTCATGCCACTGCTCGGCCGATGGCGGCTGTCCAAACTGCGTGCAG CATCTAGGTTGCACAGAGTACAACGAGGTTCTACACAAGGATGCTGCCATAATGATAATCAAG GGTGTTTTAGATGCTGAGCGATCCAACTTACAGAAAGACGACGATTCTCCCATTTGTTGA
- the LOC125198128 gene encoding truncated transcription factor CAULIFLOWER A-like has protein sequence MVRGKVELKRIENKVNQQVTFSKRRTGLLKKAHEISVLCDADVGLMIFSTKGKLSEYATDSCMERILDRYERCSSADERKPPDLQSPGSWNVELGKLKTRLEVLQKNHRNLSGDNLECLSMKELQNFEHQLDASLKKLRSQKNHLMNESISMMHKKDKALQEQNNLLSAKMKEKEKEKEKEKAKESTPPFEAQNHYRITLCLDSLNTSESYENEGDVGQSEPCHHIHMQGQNGQI, from the exons ATGGTGAGGGGGAAAGTGGAGCTGAAGAGAATCGAGAACAAGGTGAATCAGCAGGTGACTTTCTCGAAGAGGCGAACGGGGCTGCTGAAGAAAGCTCACGAGATTTCCGTGCTGTGCGATGCCGATGTGGGATTGATGATCTTCTCCACCAAAGGAAAGCTCTCGGAATATGCTACTGATTCATG CATGGAAAGAATCCTCGACCGTTATGAAAGATGTTCGTCTGCTGATGAGCGGAAGCCACCTGATCTTCAATCTCCT GGAAGCTGGAATGTAGAACTTGGTAAGCTTAAGACTAGGTTGGAGGTTTTGCAAAAAAATCacag GAATTTATCAGGAGACAACTTGGAATGTCTGAGTATGAAGGAGTTGCAGAACTTTGAGCATCAACTTGATGCTTCTTTGAAAAAACTTAGGTCTCAAAAG AACCATCTCATGAATGAGTCCATTTCAATGATGCATAAGAAG GACAAGGCATTGCAGGAGCAAAACAACTTGCTTTCAGCAAAG atgaaggagaaggagaaggagaaggagaaggagaaggcgAAAGAATCAACTCCACCATTTGAAGCCCAAAATCACTACAGGATTACGCTGTGTCTTGACTCTTTAAACACaag TGAATCGTATGAGAACGAGGGCGACGTTGGTCAAAGTGAACCTTGTCACCACATCCACATGCAAGGGCAAAACGGACAGAtctaa
- the LOC125193463 gene encoding pentatricopeptide repeat-containing protein PNM1, mitochondrial-like, whose amino-acid sequence HLRKLLLPRCFSASPNSLTHHPLPSPRCPPPSPPLHRPQFLSSNASSAARRHWFSIRNFSSQTDIPAANSLNQNPEKSGDREDSIAKLFSEELQKNPDAEPLPLQKRLDLSFSHVRISPAVLHSTLNMSPDAGRMALDFLKWAKSRPGFEASDEVYSYFVEYFGRRKDFKATHEVLVDGRGVAGVKSLESLVDRMVRAGRPSQTVALFERMEKDYGFVRNLDSLKLIVSGLCQQGYASYAEKMVKGLANEFFPDEYICDALIEGWCVDEKLDEAKRLLGEMQRGGFEVGTYAYNAILECVCTLCRKKDPFRLESESRNVVVEMERNGVPLDVETYNVLITNYCKIRKTSVAVELFSSMRMRGCYPNETTFLVLIKSLYQAARVGEGDEMIDRMKSAGFGDALDTKAYYEFLKILCGIERIDHAMNVFAMMKEDGRKPGIKTYDLLMGKLCAHGRLDKANALYKEAESSGLAVQPKPYKVDPRFVKKKDTAVKKEKKRETLPEKMARKRRRLKQIRLSFVKKPKKMRRRAY is encoded by the coding sequence GCCTCCCCCAATTCCCTCACCCACCATCCCCTCCCCTCCCCTCGATGTCCGCCGCCGTCTCCACCACTTCACCGCCCCCAATTTCTCTCCTCAAacgcctcctccgccgcccGGCGCCACTGGTTTTCCATCAGAAATTTCTCCTCGCAAACAGACATCCCAGCCGCAAATTCTCTCAATCAAAACCCTGAAAAATCAGGAGATCGTGAAGATTCGATCGCTAAATTGTTTTCCGAGGAGCTCCAGAAAAATCCGGATGCGGAGCCCCTCCCTCTTCAGAAAAGACTCGATCTTTCATTCTCACACGTCCGGATTAGCCCCGCGGTGCTCCACTCCACGCTCAACATGTCCCCTGATGCGGGGCGTATGGCGCTAGATTTCCTCAAATGGGCCAAATCAAGGCCGGGGTTTGAGGCAAGTGATGAGGTTTACTCCTATTTCGTTGAGTATTTTGGGAGGAGGAAGGATTTCAAAGCTACACACGAAGTTCTTGTGGATGGCCGTGGAGTTGCTGGGGTTAAGAGTCTTGAATCCCTCGTTGATCGAATGGTTCGTGCCGGGAGGCCCTCACAGACCGTTGCATTGTTTGAGAGGATGGAGAAAGACTATGGGTTTGTGAGGAATTTGGATTCTTTGAAGCTGATTGTTTCGGGTCTCTGCCAGCAAGGCTACGCCAGCTATGCCGAAAAAATGGTTAAGGGTTTGGCGAATGAGTTCTTTCCTGATGAGTATATATGTGATGCATTGATAGAAGGTTGGTGTGTGGATGAGAAGTTGGATGAAGCCAAGAGATTGCTTGGTGAAATGCAGAGGGGTGGATTTGAGGTTGGTACGTACGCTTACAATGCGATTTTAGAGTGTGTTTGCACGCTTTGTAGGAAGAAGGATCCTTTTAGGCTTGAGAGCGAATCAAGAAATGTGGTAGTTGAGATGGAGAGGAACGGTGTTCCACTCGATGTGGAGACGTATAATGTGCTTATTACTAATTATTGCAAGATTAGGAAGACGTCGGTTGCAGTAGAACTGTTCTCTAGTATGCGGATGCGGGGATGTTACCCTAATGAGACTACGTTTCTTGTGTTGATCAAGAGTTTGTATCAGGCTGCGCGGGTTGGTGAAGGGGATGAGATGATTGATAGAATGAAGTCCGCTGGGTTTGGAGATGCTCTGGATACCAAGGCTTATTATGAGTTCTTGAAGATTTTGTGTGGGATTGAGAGGATTGATCATGCTATGAATGTCTTTGCAATGATGAAGGAGGATGGACGCAAGCCGGGTATCAAGACTTATGACTTGTTGATGGGGAAGCTGTGTGCTCATGGACGTCTTGATAAGGCTAACGCCCTTTATAAGGAGGCTGAGAGCAGCGGGCTGGCTGTGCAGCCGAAGCCGTACAAGGTTGATCCTAGAtttgtgaagaagaaggatACTGCggtgaagaaggagaagaagagggAGACACTCCCTGAGAAGATGGCAAGGAAGAGGAGACGGCTTAAACAAATTCGGTTGAGTTTTGTGAAGAAGCCAAAGAAGATGAGGCGGCGTGCTTATTAA
- the LOC125198118 gene encoding uncharacterized protein LOC125198118 produces MSGSCMSRAAALVGIHVRMPFQHYDQDANLTRAEEESDHLLSHEILDLSINKYMPESESSNRVMVVVDSSHETQGALEWLLSHTAQNRGMIILLHVANATKDREMDQRVYHLLQATKNMCQLRRPEVHVDIIIRQGKEKGAVIVEAAEQLRVSLLILGRRNEPFWHLWIWMRKATQSNVVDYCFQNANCMTVAVRKSKKCGGYLITTKHHKNFWLLA; encoded by the exons ATGTCGGGCTCGTGTATGAGCCGTGCTGCAGCTCTCGTTGGCATCCACGTCCGCATGCCTTTTCAACACTACGACCAAGATGCTAATCTCACAAGAGCCGAAGAGGAATCCGACCACCTCCTATCCCACGAGATCCTCGACTTGAGTATTAACAAGTACATGCCAGAGTCCGAATCCAGCAACAGAGTCATGGTTGTGGTTGATTCTAGCCACGAAACGCAAGGTGCTCTCGAGTGGCTGCTTTCACACACGGCTCAAAACCGTGGTATGATCATTCTCTTACATGTTGCCAATGCCACCAAAG ATAGGGAAATGGATCAAAGGGTGTATCATCTACTTCAAGCCACAAAAAATATGTGCCAACTAAGAAGACCCGAGGTGCACGTTGATATCATTATTCGACAAGGAAAGGAGAAGGGAGCGGTAATTGTTGAAGCAGCGGAACAATTGAGGGTCTCGTTGCTCATTTTGGGACGACGAAACGAGCCATTTTGGCACCTGTGGATTTGGATGAGAAAGGCAACTCAGAGCAATGTTGTAGATTATTGCTTCCAAAATGCTAATTGCATGACAGTTGCTGTGAGGAAAAGCAAGAAATGTGGTGGATATCTAATTACCACAAAGCATCACAAGAACTTTTGGCTTCTTGCTTAA